Within the Arachis duranensis cultivar V14167 chromosome 10, aradu.V14167.gnm2.J7QH, whole genome shotgun sequence genome, the region TATTAACACGTCTATCTCTTTGTTCCCAAAAAAGGTGAAATGAGAAAACAACACAAAGacaaagacaataaaaaatcaaagcaaTTTTCATAGCAGCTACTGAAGTTTGATAAGTTGtgataaagtttttttttttattttggatttctgttttcaattattttgacaGTAAAGATAAGTAAAAGTGtaattgtcatatattattgttaaattaattctaaatttttttaaaaaattttgttgttgaaaatatatttaatataaattaaaaattttcaagataaaactaaaacaaaaaaattaagaatatttttaaaatttttactaaatttcTAGAAAAAAAACCTTActctaaaataataacaaaaggtAGAAAAAAAAGTGTAATTAATTATGTATCGACCACCTTTAagatggattttttattttattaaataaaataaatgcaatatttaccaaaataaatattattacgaATAGTTACCGAAATAAATTTCTTTaccatatctcgtttacactgtaaacgagatgaATTTTtacgtatctcgtttacagtgtaaacgagatatggtAAGTCAGACGGACAcgtgtatatctcgtttacagtgtaaacgagatacacatatctcgtttacactgtaaacgagatatatgaAAACGTCAttttgtttacactgtaaacgagatatatatatatgtcaaaTGTTCAGCTTCTATAAAAGGATGTGTAACCCTTGGTATTCTTCACACACATTTCATATCCTTCTTCTGTCTCTTACTTCTCTCAAAAACATAGTTGAATGACCAGTAACAATCCATTCATAGTTGTGCTTCTTTATCGCAATTGTCGCATGAGAAACGGCAACAACAGGGAGACATTTGAGTTTCAGGATCCGATATTGTTTCGCACTCAGCGTGTAGAGTCGTTGTCGGAtttgaagagtttgatattgagtaAGGTGGGTGGGACACAAACGAGGGAAATTGGAAGGGTGGCGTATAGGTTGCTAGCACCTATGAAAAATGGAGTTTTCCGGTTTCGACTATTCCGACTTCACGGAGATGAGCATGTGCGACTGATGTTCGACATTCATGGGAGGATCATGTGTGAACAGGTAATGGAGCTGTCCGCTGAGGTGGGTCACGGTGGTAGTGGCTCGTCCGTACACGAAACCTACGTGCAGGACGATCGACCTCTCGCACTACCTCCCATTCATGTCACGATTTCGGAGCATGAGACAGAGGAGGGTGAGGAGAAGTCGGACGAGGATTACGTAGCGGATAGTGCGGATAGTGAGTCTTTCAATGGTGACGATGAGGATGAGTTTGTGCCGGAGACACCTGCGGGGGCTGCGCCACGCCATGTGCTACCTCCACCTCATCCAATTTCAGCACTATCGGCTGTGCCAAGTCACTATCACAGTCTACATCTGGACGCCATGCATGAGAGGAACCCGATTTTTGGATCGGACACAGGTTCAAAAGTCGAGAGGTGATGCTTCATGGTGTGAAGAACTACAGTATTCGCAGGAGTGCTGAGTACCGGGTGATCGACTCCGACCGCTTAAAGTACCATGTGCAATGCCGTCAAGCCGACAGTAGGTGTCAATAGAGCCTCCATGCGTGGGACCGGATGCATGCTGGTAATCCCCGATCCCAACCTCCCTAACTGAGTGGAATTGCTTGGCTATACGGTCCATAGCCAGCGGCGCGGCGGTGTGAAGATGGAAGGCGTCATCAAGAAGGATCTTATCTAACATCTCATCCTCCTCATGATGGGTACTGGAAGGACTACCCTCATGCCAACCAGGAGGTGATACATCCCAATCTCCCAAAGGTTGTGCACCGCCGCTCCCAGATGAATGCCAAACTTTCTGTGACGGAGGAGGTGGTAGAGGTGAGGCCTCTCTATCCTGTGGGATGTCTACATGCTCCTCCTGGTGGGCGTACTCTGCCTCCTCATCAGACTCAACTCCGACCCCTACCTGTCGTGGACGGGCCCTCTCCCTCCTCACCGGCTTGCCAACCTGACGCTCTCTGTGGCCCCTCTCTCTCCAAGCAGGTCGTCGAGTATCATCCCTACCATCCCTCACACGTCAACATTGATCCGACACACCCTGAGGAAGGGTGAGATCGTCTCTGGGCTGGCTGGCAGTGAGCTGTACGTCAGGGGGCAACTCCGCCAGCCTCGGGTCCTCCAGTACCTCCTGCCCCGATAGATGCCTAACATGGCAAGCCCCACGCCACCAGTCATAGTACTCCAGGGTCGGCCTCGTATCGAACGTGTGGTGCACAATGATCCGGCGATTGGGCTCAAACCTTTGGTGCCATCTATCGTACCACTCCTTCAGCTTGAGCGGCCACCATACATAATCACATTGACCAGTAGTAGTCACGTACCTGTCAATGAAGATGGTGTGTTAAATACTTCCTTAAGTCTTAATAACTGAAATCTTTTAACAAATAACTAAGTAGAAATATAGCATCAATCTCACCTATCAAGATTTACCGGAGTGTCTGGTACCTGCTGCTTTCCATTGAACTGTTGTTTTTGCCGATCAATGTGGTGAAAACGGACGATATTGAAGCACAATAGGGGGACGGCTGAGAACCATGTCCCCCACTCCTCCTCCTCACAAAACCAGGGCGGACATAAAGCCTGCAGGGCAGGGTCATCGTAGACTTTCCATGCAAACTGAAGAAAGAAAGTTTTCAATATAATATAAACACAATAAGTTGACGAAATCTCTCGAATTATCCATAGAACAAGCATATTAAAGCATAGGGAAGCtatctaattatccaaaataaaaaaacgtcCGTATTTTACAACTAACCTCGTTAAATCGTAGCCGGTCAAGAGAAACCCTATAACGCAAGACCCTGACCTCATGCTAATCCCTGCTCTGCTACGGTAATCCAACCAACCTAACACATTGAAGGACAGCATATACGGTTCGTTAAGTAACATACCAAAACATTTGACAAAATTATTTAACTCAAATACATAAAAAGACATTTCTCACCTCGCAGCCAGCGGATATTGGTAGACGCCTCTATCTAGTCGACACCACTGAGGGAATCTCTGATAGATCCAGGACATCAACAACGGAGTGCAGCCAGCAATATCCGTGACGCCCCATTGAGCCGCCAAAGATAGCGACTGATACGTCCAGACTAGCACAGCCGAGCCCCAGGAAAACGCTCTACACTCTGCAAAGTCCCACAGTAATGGTAGCCAACGAAGGTGCACTAGATTGTTGGACTTGTCGGTCATCAGATACCCTCCGATCAGTAACATGATATAACACCTGGCGTACTATCGAAGGGTCTCAGGATCGTCTGTCTGGGGCATCTGGCGGACACGATCCCGTAGCCACACAAGCTTCAGCGTGAACGACTCCTTCCTCTGCGCCGCCTGCTGTGCTGCCACGGGAGGCCTGGCGCTGAGGAGCTGCTCCACCAACGCCCACGTCTCCGTATGGTACCATCTGCCAAAGTCACAGAGGCACCCCCCGACGGGGTTACCGTGTGCGCGTAGGTCTAGGTGGTACACCACGTCTTGCAGGGTGATAGTGACCTCACCCAATGGGAGATGAAACATGTGCGTCTCTGGCCGCTATCGCTCCACCAGTGCCGAAATCAGGAAATTGTCAAAAGTAAAATTCCTGAGGAGCACGGTGTCGACGAATCTGGCCTCAGCCATATACAGGACGATGACGTCCGGTGGAGGTAAAGTATGGCTCACTCACCGGGGCAACAGGAGGCGAGGCCTCTGAATAAtgacaaacaaaaataatatttaaattatataaaatcaattataacttataaattattttttaacattttaaagaattaattttacttttggtAATATTTATCTCTCAAAAGTCTCAAGaataattatttctattattactttgattacaaattaaacaatataatACAACAAAATAAAGTCTTCAatgtctaataaaataaaaatatcaaaatttattaacgtATACAGTGTCCTACTATTATAATggcattaaatttataaatactaACAACATATCACAGCAATAATAGCGTTCCAAACTAGTAATATTTATGTCATACCAATCTAGCACAAGTGGATAGAGTTCTAAATAAAGCCTACAGACGTAACTCTTAACCCATATACCAACGGTCCAAATCTTCATGACTACCCTAACAATGGCAACATCATTAAATTTAACAACCATAACGAAACTAACCTCGAAGTCGGCCATCCCAGTGTAATGTGTCGTCTCGTTCAGTCTGTTTATGTCCCCGTCATTTCCCATATGGCGCGCCATCACCGCTTGAGTAAAAAGTATAGTCAGAAAGAGTTAAAAGAGGGGAGAAAGATATTGACAAAGTGAAACTGGGACTCGAAAGTCAGCTATAAACGACTTTTATATATAGGCTATACGCTTACtcatctcgtttacagtataaacgagatataaCAGGAGAATTTAAATgggtaaattttttaaaaattatttgttttagtaaatattacatttattttatttattaaaataaaaatcccaattTAAGATACATATTATTTGGTGGGATATTTTTGTTTAGCCAGCAGGGAATGAGAGCTGTGGCCTGTGCACTTCCACTCCTGAGTTCCAAGTCCTAACCCACTCCCTGCCAGAGAGTAGAGAAGACATGGTACTCCTTCACCTCCCCAAACTCCCTTCCACCATTCTAACTCCACTATCCACTTCTCCCATCTTTCTCCGCACTCATTTCCTAAACCCAAATCCAAACCCAACCAAAACCCCTCGCCCCCTCTTACTATTCTCCACCCTAACTCTTCCCGCCTCCGAACCCACACCGCTAGACCCTCACACACCCGAACCCACCCCCCACCTCCAACTCCCTCTCCACAAGCTCTTCGTTCCCCCCGAAACCCATGTCCCCCTCGACACCCCTACCCTCACTGCCAGAATCCTCAAGGGCTCCAACATTCTCCTCAGCAACTACGCCACCGACTCTCAGGTTTATCAATCAATCAATTATGAATTAGTTAGTCAGTGACGCTTTGTGGtttgttattaacttattattgTTATCGCTATTGCCAGGTGGCGCAAGCGGAGTTCATCAAGAGCAGTGTTAGGACCGAGGACTGCCCCTCCGATGGCCTCCCTGAGTTTGCTCTCGTTGGACGCTCCAATGTCGGCAAATCCTCGCTCCTCAATTCCCTCGTTCGCCGCAAGAAGCTCGCCTTGACCTCCAAGAAACCAGGTCTCTATCAGCTCTCCTAATTCAATTCGATAGCTTTAAATTATGCTTAGATAAAGCGAGTTCAACTAGATTAGTCAATGCCTAGTAGACTCTTAACAAGTAGTGTTTCGATTCGATCGGAGACGGTTAGAGAGACTAGGTtttacaacaataataatagaaCTTTATATCTAGTGTCCCTCATTTGGAGGTACTGCAAATGAGTTGAAAATCGAACCCATGGTATGTATCTTGtgactttattttgaaaatgcaGAAATTATCTTAAAAATCCTCTGGAGATAGCAACAATTTTAAGTTTTTGCCACTATTCCTCGCTCCAAACATTTTTTGCAGCCAATACCTCTGTCATTTTTGTCTCAGGATAGTAAGCAAAAGCTACCTTAATATGTGATTTAGGCATATAAGAAGGAAAATGTAAGGGCATGTTTGGTTTTGCGCTtacatttttctgttttcattttcagtGCTTTCCGTTTTTGGATACGGATTTtgtgaaggaaaaaaaagaaaacaatagaaatTCTATGTTCTGTTTCCACATCctaatatctttttttctttcacaaaattttgaaaatggaaaacactataagtgaaaaaaaaaagaaaatgaaaatgctAACCAAACGTATTCTGAGTTGCTTCAATAAGGTCATAACTAACCAGAGTGTGTGCCATTTGTTAACATGTTCGTCTTCATGATAGGAGTGTTCAAGTTGATCATTTCATGGAATTTCAAATTAATGAAATATAGTAGAGAAATTTGCTGAATTTTTTTATGGGTGATTGAgttttttccttgtttgatgtgtttgttgacaATATTAAATTGTCTATAATCATTTTCTTTTTGCAGGCAAAACACAATGCATTAACCATTTTCGGATTAATGATAGCTGGTACCTGGTTGATTTGCCTGGATATGGGTATGGTTTGCTACTATACCATCTATACATACTCACTTACActgtacttttttttcttactcGATATATAAATATTGCGCCTTTCCTACTTGCTTAAGATGGGAAAAAATGGAGACTATCTGATATGTAAAGACTCATTAATACAATCCGCAAAATCTTATTTATGAAAGTTGTATGTGACTGTGGAGCAGTAGAAGTCCATCATATTTAACTTCTGATAGATAAATTTTATGAGCTTTGAAATAAGTTTATATGGTATTGTTTAAATTTCATTATAGGGCCTTTTTCCAGGCTATGTTATCCATTCTAGCTATGGAAGATTGAAATGCTCAATTTCTGTTTCTGGACTACTAATGTTGAACAATGAGTAATGTTACCTCGTTGACTTGGAAGGCTTTTATAGCAATTCTGTCTCGTCAACAGGTATGCATCTGCACCGCAGGAGCTTAGAATGGATTGGGAAAAATTCACCAAGGACTATTTTCTTAACCGGTCAACCCTAGNNNNNNNNNNCTAAACAAATTGATCTCGAGTATGCTAGTTGGTTGGGCCAGAATCAGGtaatgcattgaataaatgaagTCCGACATTTTTTTACGTTCCCTATATTTCCTGCATATCCTATACGATGGACATCACCTTGAATGTATGAAGTTGTCAGGGTTGTCCTTGTCTAGGTGCTGCCACAAACTCTATATTTCTAAATAGTATTTTGTATGCATATGATTATAGTTGACAGGCACGAGTTACAAAATGAGTAGTCAATAAAATGCTTATGTTGTGTTCCTGTCTAAAAGGTTAACAAAGCAGATTGGATAGGTTCCCAGTTAATATAGTTCTCCTTTCAGATCCCAATGACCATAATCTTCACCAAATGTGACAagcggaagaagaaaaagaacggAGGCAAAAGACCAGAAGAAAATGTTAATGACTTTCAGGAATTGATACACGGCTTCTTCGAGACAGCACCTCCGTGGATCATGACCAGTAGTGTTACTAATCAGGGTCGTGATGAGATTCTTCTCCATATGGCCCAGCTAAGAAACTATTGGCTCAAGCATTAGAACTGGTAGGTCATTCTTGAACAAGTTGATTTTGAGTTGATAttgtcttttgttcttggtggcAACTAATAGTAGACTCTATATTTCTCCTGCTGATGATTCATGCTCTAAATTCATATAATTTCTCATGTTTATAGCAATCCTGAATTGGTTTTAAATTGATCAATGCATTGCGTATTCGTTCTTACAGATAAACATGTAGGTACCAGATAATATAGTTATCATAGCAGTGTATTCTATGATGAGCATTTCTATATTGCTCAAAGTACATACCGGCCTAAAGCAGGATAAAGAACATTATTTGGAACAAAACTTCATCCGGCGTCCCGCTCTGGTCGAATGCGAGGTTTCACTTTGAGTCATCTTGTTTATCCTTATCTCACATTCATTAAATTTGAGCCGTTCTTCAGTTGAGGGTTAGTGGGTGACAACGCTGTATTCTACTGTCTCAAAAGTAGATATGATCTTTACCTTTTAGTACCCCCATTTTTATTACTTCTTTTCAAACTATGTATATTCTCATTTTCAGCTCAAGCATCTATCTTAGTTTAGTTCTATGCTTTCCTATATATCTACAAGCTATGTCATGCActcatggtttttttttttttttaaataattttcggGTCATCTGCAGTTATGCTAGTTTAAGGATTAAGGTCAGTTTTGATTCCGATTGGATTTGGTTTTGCTAACACGTGATTTTTGGGTCATGATGGAAAACTAGGTTGACCCTTTTTTTCTGGACATTGGTTGACCCTTGATTTTGTGTATGGATTTTGTTTTTGCTATTTTGGGCTTTAAGTAGGAAAATGCATTGCTGGTGTCCAACTTCATCGAAAAAGAAGTATGAGCTATTCTCCAAAAAGAGAAGTTGCTGTCCAAACTTACTCACacgcaaaacaaaacaaaacaaacaaaagaaaggtAATTATTGTCCTTGTGTTATTGAAtattagaaaaagaaagtatAAAATGAGCTATTGCCCAAGATTAcatatacacaaaaaaaaaaaaaagttaaaggaACTATTGTCCTTGTGTTTTGAatgttaaaaaagaaaatgtctcaataaaaatataaaataaaagattagcCAAAAAGATGTTTCATTATTCCAAAATTCTACTCCCTTCAACCGTCAATATATTTTCTTTCACAATTATAATTTCAACAAGTATCTACActtgaaatattgaaattttttataacaatgaTAGGTGTAATGATATTAAGTATATACAAAAATCAGTCAAAAGTCACTTAATCAGtcatttgtaaaaaataaatattgaaataCAAAGGATAAAATATTGTTTTAGTTCCAAATATTTGAGCTAAGTCCTAATTTTGTCCTAGAGTTTGAACTTTGAAGCGTTTAATTTTTATCCCAAACATTTTATTTCATCATATTTTAGTcatttagttaaaattaaaaatttttctttaaaaaatacctttttctccattatgattttttttcctaGTTAGCAACATACATCGCAATTATAGTGATTATAGTTGTTGTTGTAGTGATTTAACAAGGAAAGTGATAATAATGTAGgagaaaatgatatttttgaaaaaaaatttgcaattgTAGTGATTATAGTTGTTGTTGTAGTGATTTAACAAGGAAAGTGATAATAATGTAGgagaaaatgatatttttgaaaaaaaaaatttaatatcaacTAGAGggataaaataggataaaataaaatgttttgattaaaaatagTATGTTTCGAATGTTAGAGACGAAATCAGAATTTTTAATCTAAATGTTAAAGATTAAAGCAATATTTTactcaaatacaaaatacaaattgaaaatgaattaattaaaagacaaCGAGCAACACTACAATTTGCTAGTAAAATAATAATGTAACGCTTAATTTCGTTAACTCAATGAATTTGTTggtatagaaaaataatagtttttTAATAAGAAGAGACACACGTTAAGTTGTTTTTATGTAAAGTCGATAGTCGaaaatcgttaaataatttgatagagttaactaaattatcatctaacgattttttactattaacttTAGATAAAAACATTTGTACGtgagtttttcatttttttaatatagtgAAAACTCACATGTAATTATGTTCACGTGAAACtgttagttaaaaattattaaataatttgatatattttatttattgactCAACTATTAGTATTATACAAAGATAATTGTACGTAAATATTCACCTTTTAATAatgttgaataaaaaaaatcaacacgACAGAGTATGGGACTATAagtaaaattactttttttccCAAAATATAATTACTAATTGCGGGGATAGCTCAGTTGGGAGAGCGTCAGACTGAAGATCTGAAGGTCGCGTGTTCGATCCACGCTCACcgcatttcatttttttttcttttttctttttctcacttTCTTACTACCTGCATGCATATGCCATAAGGGACGGTACAAGTACAAcaaacaaataagaaaaagaaagataagttGTACATAGAATGATAGATACAATTTGCAAACTGTTGCAGATTGAAGGAATAACTGCTTTTTAATGTCCTCTTGAGACCCTTTCTTAGATTTGTATAACAACACAGTCAGAGATTAGTACTACAAAGTAAAATGACTCATCTATCTTTATTTGCAAATATTTATTGTCGGGAAGTACATTATATGGGTCACGTTTGTGGAGTGATGCGCCTGACGTGCACCCTTCTCTTCTTAACCATAGGATTAACTTAACTCGAGATATGTGCCTGTACCAGGTTTTCCAGTGTAGGGTCTATTGCCATTTATTTCTATTCTgtctaaaaaatagttattatattattaaaaaaataaaaaataatatttaaattaaaaaatataaaataaataatttttaaaaatttaaaatttattataaaaaatatgttagaaTAAAAATTAGACACTAATTTATAAACATCGTATAATTCACCTTATCTAAAGTCTAAAAATATGATTATTAAGAATatttaaaatcttaatttaTCCTGCTAATTGacttcttaaattttaaataaagaaaattttgattttttttcattttttaaaactaacatctatattaaaaaattttactctTTAAGTATTAAGAAGTTAATTaggagaataaattaaaatttttaattattactcGTATAGTGAATTtagagaatatatttttaagagttaaattttgatgtagattatttaattagatttatgTATTTAGATGATTTTTgtattaatgaatttaaaaattaattatttttgttgatatgaaagtatataactaattaattaattatctgtataaaatttttattttgatagtatataaaaattaaatttatattttaattacacTCCTCAGTTACaagtttcataaaaaaaattagttcatTACTACTTCAATTCATATTATTaggtttaaatattttttttattcttaatattttggatcaaaataaaaatggtttctaacttttttttaattaattttatcctCAACGTTGGAAATGATTTTAGAATCATACTTTTCGTAAAGATCATTAATTTATGGACTTTTTACCCTTCAAACAattataatcttttaaaaaaaatattctcaaccTAATTCATTGTTCTCCTTTTTTGGTCATTCTCTCTCAACTCAAACACCATTTTTCACCACCACTACCATCACTATCACCATCAGCACTGTACTTctatcatcatcttcttcagataAATATCACTTACCGCTAATTCTACATACATCACTTTCACCTTCATCTATTGTCATTGGTCATACATCGCCACCCCTAATTAACATTCTCTCACAATCCACAATCATCACTAccgcaacaacaacaacaatagaagcgaagagaaaaatgaaaaagacaGTGACAGATCTACATAAGAAGCAAAATGTTATGGTACTGAGAATTGTGAAATTTGTAGTTGTGGTGTAGTTTCGAAACTATGGAGGAGACACCAAAGTTTTGAAGATGGCACACTGTCACTTCTCTTAACCTATCGCTCTCGTGGCCCAATTCAGCCACGCCTTCCCTGCCATGAGTtctttattctattttcttctcCCTTCCCATAACTCAATCAATATAGAATCAACAATCCCATAActgcaattttttattttctttttttttcttcgttTAGTGACAC harbors:
- the LOC107470978 gene encoding GTP-binding protein At2g22870 (The sequence of the model RefSeq protein was modified relative to this genomic sequence to represent the inferred CDS: added 158 bases not found in genome assembly), which gives rise to MVLLHLPKLPSTILTPLSTSPIFLRTHFLNPNPNPTKTPRPLLLFSTLTLPASEPTPLDPHTPEPTPHLQLPLHKLFVPPETHVPLDTPTLTARILKGSNILLSNYATDSQVAQAEFIKSSVRTEDCPSDGLPEFALVGRSNVGKSSLLNSLVRRKKLALTSKKPGKTQCINHFRINDSWYLVDLPGYGYASAPQELRMDWEKFTKDYFLNRSTLVSVFLLIDASIPAKQIDLEYASWLGQNQIPMTIIFTKCDKRKKKKNGGKRPEENVNDFQELIHGFFETAPPWIMTSSVTNQGRDEILLHMAQLRNYWLKH